The DNA segment AATGAAAGGAAACTTTGAAAACGGACTCGAAGTTGATACTTTTCAATACTTTGATAATAGAAAAAGAATGCACACTCAGCTCGTTTATACTACACCGGGGAAAGTAGCGTGGATGAAATCCTATAATATTTTTGGTCATCTACAAACTCAAGGTAAGTTAGTTGATAGAAAAAAAGAGGGTGAATGGATTTCTTATACCACAAAAGGAACAGATACACTCAGAATAGACTATTATGAGCAAAATATCTTATCGGATACCAGTTTTGTTTTCTTTAAAAATGGACAAATCGCTTCAAAAATTCCTTATAAAAATGGAATCAAACAAGGGAATTTTGTTGATTACTTTGACAAAGGAGAAATTCATCAAAAGGGAACTTATTTAGATGATGTAATGCATGGAGTATTTGAACTTTACTATCGTTCAGGGAAAATTAAAATGACAGGACAGTATGATAAAGGAACAAAAATAGGAGTTTGGAATTTTTATGATGTAAATGGAACGCTCAAAAAGACTGAAAACTATAGCTAGAAAATAATATGCGTATTCTGAAAATTGTTTTTCTTTTCCAATTGATATTCACTTTACCCTCTTATGGGCAAAATCAAAGGTATTGGATTCAGTTTGAAGATAAAGGTAATTATGGTTTTCAAGATATTCAATTATCTCAAAAATCCTTAGAGAGAAGAACTACTCAAAATATTACCCTAGATAGCACAGATATCCCTATTTTTCAGCCATATTTAGATTCCTTGGATCTTTTTAAAGTAAAAGTTCAATCTAAATCTAGATGGTTTAACGCCATTTCCGCCACACTTTCTCAAGAAAAAAAAGATAGCCTTCAGAATCACTTTTCTTTTATAAAGGGGATTCAAAAAGTGGAAACCCTACATACTTTAAACGAAGAAAAACCCCTAACAATAACACCAAATCCAGGAATGAGCTCAGGACATTATTATGGGCAGGGTTGGGGTCAAATCTGGCAAATTAGAGGAAATATTCTTCATGAGTTAGGTTATAGAGGTCAAGGAATACTTATTGCCGTGCTCGATGCAGGTTTTAGGCAAGTAGATGAACATTTTTTATTTCAAAACAATAGGGAGAAAGGTAAAATAATAGAAGGTTTAGATTTTGTGAGGCAACCTGATTTGGTTAATTATCAATATTCTACACACGGTCTTGCCGTACTTTCTACAATGGCATCTTCTATACCTGGAACTTATGTGGGTACTGCTCCAGATGCCGATTATGTCCTTATCAGGACAGAAAATGCACCTCAAGAAAGCTTAATAGAAGAAGACTTTTGGCTTATGGGAGCAGAGTTTGCAGATTCTATAGGTGCAGATATCATAAACTCTTCTTTGGGTTATACCCAATTTGATGATTCATTACAAAATCATAGTTATCAAGATCTTGATGGAGAAAGCACGCTGGTAACACGTGCGGCAAATAAAGCTTTTGAAAAAGGAATACTGGTTGTATCTAGTAATGGAAATTCGGGTAACGATCCCTGGAAGTATTTGGGGGCTCCTGCCGATGGTAAAAACGTATTGGCGATAGGAGCTGTATATCAAAATGGAAACCCAGCAGCTTTTTCATCATTTGGTCCTACAGTAAATGGTTTAGTAAAACCTAATGTTTCAGCAATGGGCGCATTGATTCCTGTTGCACAGTTAAATGATGAAATAAAACCAAGCTATGGAACTTCTTTCTCCGCACCAGTTATTAGTGGAATGTCAGCTTGTCTGTGGCAATTTTTTAAAGAAAATGAACTTGATATAGACCACCGAAAGCTCAAAAAAGAAATTGAAGAAAGTGCTCACTTATATTTAAGCCCTGATTCTCAATTAGGATACGGAATTCCTAATTTTAAAAAGATTGTGGAAAAATATCACCCGCTTGAAGAATATCAAGATTGGAATCTCTTTTTTACGCTTCACAATGAGGTGATTTATTTAGAGGGTGATTTCTCAGAACATGCCTTTTTTTCTATTGTAGATGCCACAGGGAGAACGCTTTTTATTCAAGGATCAGCCACAAAAGCATATAAACAAGAAATCCCTTTTTCAAAACAATTGCCCAAAGGGATCTATTTTCTTTCGGTTCAAGATAAAAATAGGTTAAAAACCTTTAAAATACTCAGATAATGTCAAACAAAATATGTGATTTATTCGGAATAAAACATCCAATTATTCAAGGAGGAATGATTTGGTGTTCTGGTTGGGAATTAGCCTCGGCAGTTAGTAATCAAGGCGGTTTAGGGATTTTAGGTGCAGGGTCTATGTATCCCGAAATTCTAAAAGAGCAAATCCAAAAGTGTAAAGCGGCAACCGATAAACCATTTGCAGTGAATCTCCCTTTATTATACCCAAATATCGAGGAACATATTCAAACTATTTTAGAAGAAAAAATACCAGTTGTATTTACCTCAGCAGGATCTCCAAAAAAATATACGAGCTATTTACAGTCTCACGGTATTAAGGTGGTTCATGTGGTTTCTAATGTGAAATTTGCGATAAAATGCGAAGAAGCAGGAGTAGACGCCGTAGTTGCTGAAGGATTTGAAGCAGGAGGGCACAATGGACGAGAAGAAACAACTACTTTATGCCTCATTCCACAAGTAAGAAAAGCGATTTCTATCCCTTTAATTGCGGCAGGTGGAATAGGAAGCGGTGAAGCTATTTTTGCTACAATGAGTTTAGGGGCAGATGGTGTTCAAATAGGATCAAGATTTGCAGCTTCTCAAGAATCTTCGGCACATGAGAATTTTAAAAATGCCATTGTAGATGCAAAAGAAGGAGATACGATGTTAATGCTGAAAGAGCTCACACCCGTTAGACTGCTAAAAAACCCATTTTTTGATCAAGTAGTTCAAGCTTATGAAAATGATAGTTCAATTGAAGAACTCAAGGAACTTTTAGGAAGAGGACGAGCAAAAAAAGGAATGTTTTTAGGAGATTTGATCGATGGAGAGTTGGAAATAGGACAGGTTTCGGCTTCAATTGACCGAGTAGAAACTGTTGCCGAAATTTTTGATGATTTAATAAAAAATTATACTTTAGTTAAAGAAAAATCAAAGCAATTCACCATTTAATTTAGTTGTTTATGAGCCAGAAGATTACTAGAATTTTCCAAATTGATCAGAAAATTCGCCAAGAAAATCCCAAATGTTTAGTAGCGGGAAAAGAAAATAATCAATGGAAGAAATATTCTGGGAAAGAATTTTCTGAAATTACGGATCATTTGGCTTATGGGCTAATCACTTTAGGATTAAAATCTAAAGATGTAATTAGTGTTATTTCTTCAAATAGACCAGAATGGATTTTTGCTGATTTTGCTGCGGTAAAAGCAACAATGGTAGATGCCGCAATCTATCCCAATATTACAACAGAAGATTATGAATATATTCTGAATGATTGTCAATCTAAGGTTGTTTTTGTTGAAAATCAAGAGATTTATGACAAAGTGAAACCCGGTTTAGAACATTTGAAACAGATTGTGGAAGTGTACTCATTTGATCATGTAGAGGGTGTAAAACACTGGACGGAGCTTTTGGAATTAGGGAAAGAAAACCCACAAAGTTCTTATATAAAGGCATGGCAAGTAGAAACTAAAGCCGATGATATATTCACCATAATTTATACTTCTGGAACTACAGGAAAACCTAAAGGTGTTTTGTTGGATCATACAAGTTTTTTGTTTCAAATAGAAGGAGTTAAAAAATATTTTCCCATTTATAAAGGAGAAAATAGTTTAAGTTTTTTACCACTAAGCCATATCTTTCAAAGGGTAGTAGATTATTATGTATTATATTCACTCTCTTCGGTTTATTTTGCAGAAGCGATGGATACAATAGGAGAAAACTTAAAAGAAGTAAAACCCGTTATATTCTCAACAGTTCCAAGACTTCTTGAAAAAGTTTATGATAAAATTGTATTAAAAGGTTCAGAGCTAACAGGAATAAAAAAAGCACTATTCTTTTGGGCCTTAAATTTAGGAAAAGCCTATGAGTTTGAAGGAAAATCAGCTTGGTATAAATGGCAGTTAAAGCTTGCTAATAAAATCATTTTTAGCAAGTGGAGAGCGGCTTTGGGGGATGAAGTTCGATATGTAATTGTAGGGGCTTCGGCACTCCAGCCGAGACTCGCTCGTGTTTTTTCTGCGGCTCAAATTCCAGTTTTTGAGGGTTACGGACTTTCTGAAACAGCACCGATTATCTCTTTTAATAGTACTCAAAGAGGGAATCAGTTCGGATACGTAGGGAAAGTAATAGAAGGTGGGGCAGTAAAAATAGCCGAAGATGGAGAGATTCTTTATAAAGGTCCTAATCTAATGAAAGGTTACCTCAATAGACCAGATGCTACAGAAGAAGCCATAAAAGATGGTTGGTTTCATACAGGAGATATCGGACAACTAGAGGATGATGGTTTCTTAAAAATTACTGACAGAAAAAAAGAAATGTTCAAAACTTCAGGAGGGAAATATATCGCTCCACAGGTTCTGGAAAATAAAATGAAGGAATCAAGATTTATAGAGCAACTCATGGTTATTGGCGATGGAGAAAAGTTTCCAGCAGCA comes from the Flavobacteriales bacterium genome and includes:
- a CDS encoding nitronate monooxygenase, whose amino-acid sequence is MSNKICDLFGIKHPIIQGGMIWCSGWELASAVSNQGGLGILGAGSMYPEILKEQIQKCKAATDKPFAVNLPLLYPNIEEHIQTILEEKIPVVFTSAGSPKKYTSYLQSHGIKVVHVVSNVKFAIKCEEAGVDAVVAEGFEAGGHNGREETTTLCLIPQVRKAISIPLIAAGGIGSGEAIFATMSLGADGVQIGSRFAASQESSAHENFKNAIVDAKEGDTMLMLKELTPVRLLKNPFFDQVVQAYENDSSIEELKELLGRGRAKKGMFLGDLIDGELEIGQVSASIDRVETVAEIFDDLIKNYTLVKEKSKQFTI
- a CDS encoding S8 family peptidase translates to MRILKIVFLFQLIFTLPSYGQNQRYWIQFEDKGNYGFQDIQLSQKSLERRTTQNITLDSTDIPIFQPYLDSLDLFKVKVQSKSRWFNAISATLSQEKKDSLQNHFSFIKGIQKVETLHTLNEEKPLTITPNPGMSSGHYYGQGWGQIWQIRGNILHELGYRGQGILIAVLDAGFRQVDEHFLFQNNREKGKIIEGLDFVRQPDLVNYQYSTHGLAVLSTMASSIPGTYVGTAPDADYVLIRTENAPQESLIEEDFWLMGAEFADSIGADIINSSLGYTQFDDSLQNHSYQDLDGESTLVTRAANKAFEKGILVVSSNGNSGNDPWKYLGAPADGKNVLAIGAVYQNGNPAAFSSFGPTVNGLVKPNVSAMGALIPVAQLNDEIKPSYGTSFSAPVISGMSACLWQFFKENELDIDHRKLKKEIEESAHLYLSPDSQLGYGIPNFKKIVEKYHPLEEYQDWNLFFTLHNEVIYLEGDFSEHAFFSIVDATGRTLFIQGSATKAYKQEIPFSKQLPKGIYFLSVQDKNRLKTFKILR
- a CDS encoding long-chain fatty acid--CoA ligase, producing MSQKITRIFQIDQKIRQENPKCLVAGKENNQWKKYSGKEFSEITDHLAYGLITLGLKSKDVISVISSNRPEWIFADFAAVKATMVDAAIYPNITTEDYEYILNDCQSKVVFVENQEIYDKVKPGLEHLKQIVEVYSFDHVEGVKHWTELLELGKENPQSSYIKAWQVETKADDIFTIIYTSGTTGKPKGVLLDHTSFLFQIEGVKKYFPIYKGENSLSFLPLSHIFQRVVDYYVLYSLSSVYFAEAMDTIGENLKEVKPVIFSTVPRLLEKVYDKIVLKGSELTGIKKALFFWALNLGKAYEFEGKSAWYKWQLKLANKIIFSKWRAALGDEVRYVIVGASALQPRLARVFSAAQIPVFEGYGLSETAPIISFNSTQRGNQFGYVGKVIEGGAVKIAEDGEILYKGPNLMKGYLNRPDATEEAIKDGWFHTGDIGQLEDDGFLKITDRKKEMFKTSGGKYIAPQVLENKMKESRFIEQLMVIGDGEKFPAALIQPSQDFIYGWCERKEIAEKDWAKLMAMPRIQERIWKEVDVLNENFANYMRIKKVLLVSDIWKVENKLLTPTQKLKRRNIYQKYQREIKDIYDI